A single region of the Acidobacteriota bacterium genome encodes:
- a CDS encoding gluconate 2-dehydrogenase subunit 3 family protein: MLLGGAALVDGDRLFASSFEPAALEAAMAQGTGAFSAADVSLLDEIADTILPQTSTPGAKAAKAGAFMALMVTDAYTDTNREVFQRGLTQLDEACRQAHGVSFMQASAAQRLSLAEALDREQHAEMEDRAPKRRLRAPAAVAGPAEPAHYFRMMKELALLGYFTSEVGYTQAMRYIESPGRFDPDVPHAPGDKTWAPHA, encoded by the coding sequence ATGCTCCTGGGCGGAGCGGCGCTCGTCGATGGTGATCGGCTATTCGCGTCTTCGTTCGAGCCGGCAGCGCTGGAGGCGGCAATGGCGCAGGGCACCGGCGCCTTCTCTGCTGCCGATGTCTCGCTGCTCGATGAGATCGCGGACACTATCCTGCCGCAAACCTCCACGCCAGGCGCCAAGGCGGCGAAGGCCGGCGCGTTCATGGCGCTGATGGTCACCGACGCCTACACCGACACCAATCGCGAGGTGTTTCAACGGGGCCTGACGCAACTGGATGAGGCGTGCCGCCAGGCGCACGGGGTGTCGTTCATGCAGGCATCGGCCGCGCAGCGGCTGTCGTTGGCAGAGGCGCTCGATCGCGAGCAGCATGCGGAGATGGAAGATCGCGCGCCCAAGCGACGCCTGCGGGCGCCGGCTGCGGTTGCGGGCCCAGCCGAACCCGCGCACTACTTCAGGATGATGAAGGAGCTGGCCCTGCTCGGCTACTTCACGTCCGAAGTGGGCTACACGCAGGCGATGCGCTACATCGAGTCACCAGGCCGATTCGACCCCGACGTGCCGCACGCGCCCGGCGACAAGACCTGGGCGCCGCACGCGTAA
- a CDS encoding GMC family oxidoreductase — MQPQPESFDAIVVGSGISGGWAAKELTERGLRVLMIERGKNVEHVTDYPNARKGPWEYPHRGGRTREMEEAYPVLRRDYPLNEKNLDWWADEKDSPYTEVKRFDWYRGYHVGGRSLTWGRQSYRLSDFDFEANAKEGVAVDWPIRYADLAPWYDHVERFAGIAGSVEGMPQLPDGQFQPAMPLNVAETMIAGRLSKHFGGQRRIIPGRTANLTQALPRRGRCQYRNACWLGCSHGAYFSTQSSTLPAAAATGRLTLKIHQIVTDVVYDADQKRATGVRAIDAETGATTVYSAKIVFLNASTMNSAWILMRSARDVWPGGLGSSSGELGHNLMDHHFRCGANGTIDELENRNTYGRRPTGFYIPRYRNLFGDKRGYLRGFGYQGSANRIGWQRAVAELGVGGAFKDEMATPGPWQMGSTAFGEMLPNHANRITIDESKTDKWGQPVLAVDCATGENERLMRVDMMNDMAEMLEASGVKNVRVTDSGYSPGMGIHEMGTARMGRDPKTSVLNQHNQVWDCTNVFVTDGSCMTSSACQNPSLTYMALTARAAAFAVDELKRGNL; from the coding sequence GTGCAGCCACAACCAGAATCGTTCGACGCCATCGTCGTTGGCTCCGGCATTTCAGGGGGCTGGGCGGCCAAGGAACTGACCGAGCGCGGCCTGCGCGTGTTGATGATCGAGCGCGGCAAGAACGTCGAGCACGTCACCGACTATCCGAATGCGCGCAAGGGCCCGTGGGAGTATCCGCATCGCGGCGGCCGCACGCGCGAGATGGAAGAGGCCTATCCGGTCCTCAGGCGCGACTATCCCCTCAACGAGAAAAACCTCGACTGGTGGGCCGACGAAAAAGACTCGCCCTACACCGAAGTGAAACGGTTCGACTGGTACCGCGGCTATCACGTGGGCGGCCGGTCGCTGACGTGGGGGCGCCAAAGCTATCGCCTGAGCGACTTCGACTTCGAGGCCAACGCGAAAGAAGGCGTCGCGGTGGACTGGCCCATTCGCTATGCGGACCTGGCGCCGTGGTACGACCACGTCGAGCGCTTCGCGGGCATTGCGGGATCCGTCGAGGGGATGCCGCAACTGCCCGACGGCCAGTTTCAACCGGCGATGCCGCTGAACGTGGCCGAGACGATGATCGCCGGCCGTCTCTCGAAACACTTTGGCGGACAGCGGCGGATTATTCCCGGCCGCACCGCCAACCTGACCCAGGCGCTGCCCCGCCGTGGCCGCTGCCAGTATCGCAACGCCTGCTGGTTGGGCTGCTCGCACGGCGCCTACTTCAGCACGCAGTCGTCCACGCTTCCCGCCGCCGCCGCCACCGGGCGCTTGACGCTGAAGATCCACCAGATCGTCACCGACGTCGTCTACGACGCCGACCAGAAGCGCGCCACAGGCGTGCGCGCGATCGATGCGGAGACCGGGGCGACGACCGTCTACAGCGCGAAGATTGTGTTTCTGAACGCATCGACCATGAACAGCGCGTGGATCCTGATGCGCTCGGCCCGCGACGTGTGGCCGGGCGGGCTCGGCAGCAGTTCCGGCGAGCTTGGTCACAACCTGATGGACCATCACTTCCGCTGCGGCGCCAACGGCACGATCGACGAGCTGGAGAATCGCAACACCTATGGCCGCCGGCCGACCGGCTTCTACATCCCCCGCTATCGCAACCTGTTTGGCGACAAGCGCGGCTACCTGCGCGGCTTCGGCTACCAGGGCAGCGCCAACCGCATCGGCTGGCAGCGTGCGGTCGCCGAGCTCGGCGTCGGCGGCGCGTTCAAGGACGAGATGGCGACGCCAGGGCCGTGGCAGATGGGCAGCACGGCGTTTGGCGAGATGCTGCCGAACCACGCTAACCGGATCACCATCGACGAGAGCAAGACCGACAAGTGGGGCCAGCCGGTGCTGGCGGTCGATTGCGCCACCGGCGAGAACGAGCGGCTGATGCGCGTGGACATGATGAACGACATGGCCGAGATGCTCGAGGCGTCGGGGGTCAAGAACGTGCGCGTGACCGACAGCGGCTACTCGCCGGGCATGGGCATTCACGAGATGGGCACGGCGCGCATGGGCCGCGACCCGAAGACGTCCGTGCTGAACCAGCACAACCAGGTCTGGGACTGCACCAACGTGTTCGTCACCGACGGCTCGTGCATGACTTCGTCGGCGTGCCAGAACCCCTCGCTGACCTACATGGCCCTTACCGCCCGCGCGGCCGCGTTCGCCGTTGACGAATTGAAGCGCGGCAACTTGTAG
- a CDS encoding TIM barrel protein has product MILAGVSGSALAAEPIQVPARAVTRGRLKQSASRWCYQKMPLPDLCKSLAAFGVPAIDLLEPEDWQVAKDHGLICAMGYGGGGTIPNGINNPANHDAIVSNLIATMPKAVALGVPNLITFFGNRQGRSDRDGIASCVAALNRLKGAAEQHGITVCIELLNSKVDHKDYQGDRTAFGVEVVAAVNSPRVKLLYDIYHMQIMEGDVIRTIKQHHAHIAHYHTGGVPGRNELDDSQELQWPAISRAIVETGFTGYMAHEFVPKRDPMTSLREAVVLCDV; this is encoded by the coding sequence GTGATTCTCGCCGGAGTTTCTGGTTCAGCGCTCGCTGCCGAGCCCATCCAAGTGCCGGCGCGCGCCGTCACGCGCGGCCGGCTCAAGCAGTCGGCCAGCCGCTGGTGCTACCAGAAGATGCCGCTGCCCGACCTGTGCAAGTCGCTGGCGGCGTTCGGCGTGCCGGCCATCGATCTACTGGAGCCTGAAGACTGGCAGGTGGCGAAAGATCACGGACTGATCTGCGCAATGGGCTACGGCGGTGGCGGCACCATTCCCAACGGCATCAACAACCCCGCCAACCACGACGCCATCGTCTCCAACCTGATCGCCACCATGCCGAAGGCCGTGGCGCTCGGCGTACCCAACTTGATCACCTTCTTCGGCAACCGCCAGGGCCGCAGCGACCGGGACGGCATTGCCAGTTGCGTGGCGGCGCTGAACCGCCTGAAGGGTGCGGCCGAGCAGCACGGCATCACCGTGTGCATCGAGCTGCTGAACAGCAAGGTCGATCACAAGGACTACCAGGGCGATCGCACGGCGTTTGGTGTCGAGGTGGTTGCTGCGGTCAACTCGCCGCGGGTCAAGCTGCTGTACGACATCTACCACATGCAGATCATGGAGGGCGACGTGATCCGCACCATCAAGCAACACCACGCGCACATTGCCCACTACCACACCGGCGGTGTGCCGGGGCGCAACGAGCTGGATGATTCGCAGGAGCTGCAGTGGCCGGCGATCTCCCGCGCGATTGTCGAGACCGGCTTCACCGGCTACATGGCGCACGAGTTCGTGCCCAAGCGAGATCCCATGACCTCGCTGCGTGAAGCGGTCGTGCTTTGCGACGTCTAG
- a CDS encoding cysteine synthase family protein, whose translation MPSPKPVNSVLHAIGHTPLVRLQRLVTPGMADVVVKLEYFNPTGSYKDRMALAMIEGAEKRGTLRPGMQVIEYTGGSTGSSLAMVCAMKGYPFHPLCSDAFSAEKLDTMRAFGADLEIIQSDGGKVTPALFDKFKARIAELAKDPNNFWTDQFNNTDAVDGYANIGRELAEQIGKVDAFAGMVGSGGMLVGVSQALKQAGQSTRIIALEPSTSPFLTTGKGGAHRVEGTAAGFWPPHLTKGSYDEVRVIDENAGRAMAKQAATTEGLFAGTSSGMNLTAALDLARELGPGKVVATVACDTGLKYLAGDLYK comes from the coding sequence ATGCCGTCCCCGAAACCCGTCAACTCCGTCCTCCACGCCATCGGGCACACGCCACTGGTCCGCTTGCAACGCCTCGTCACGCCAGGCATGGCCGACGTGGTGGTGAAGCTCGAGTACTTCAACCCCACCGGGTCCTACAAAGACCGCATGGCGCTGGCGATGATCGAGGGCGCCGAGAAGCGCGGCACGCTTAGGCCCGGGATGCAGGTGATCGAGTACACCGGCGGCAGCACCGGCTCGTCGCTGGCCATGGTGTGCGCCATGAAGGGCTACCCGTTCCATCCGCTGTGTTCGGATGCCTTTTCGGCGGAGAAGCTCGACACCATGCGCGCGTTTGGCGCCGACCTCGAGATCATCCAGAGCGATGGCGGCAAGGTGACGCCGGCGCTGTTCGACAAGTTCAAGGCGCGCATCGCGGAGTTGGCGAAAGACCCCAACAACTTCTGGACCGATCAGTTCAACAACACCGACGCCGTGGACGGCTACGCCAACATCGGCCGCGAACTCGCCGAGCAGATCGGCAAGGTAGACGCGTTCGCCGGCATGGTCGGCAGCGGCGGGATGCTGGTCGGTGTGTCGCAGGCCTTGAAGCAGGCCGGCCAGTCCACGCGCATCATCGCGCTCGAGCCATCCACGTCGCCGTTCCTCACCACGGGCAAGGGCGGCGCGCATCGCGTGGAGGGAACGGCGGCCGGCTTCTGGCCGCCGCACTTGACCAAGGGTTCCTACGATGAGGTGCGCGTGATTGACGAGAACGCGGGCCGCGCCATGGCGAAGCAGGCGGCGACGACCGAAGGGTTGTTCGCCGGCACGTCAAGCGGCATGAACCTGACCGCGGCACTCGACCTGGCGCGCGAGCTGGGTCCGGGCAAGGTGGTGGCGACGGTGGCCTGCGACACCGGGCTGAAGTACCTCGCCGGGGATTTGTACAAATAG
- a CDS encoding ester cyclase, producing MTSEEIHAFLDRFLRAWESQDVTTLGSCYADDCTVVSPIFGTLRGRPAVEKSYTDLVRVFGLQKVRVDDLVIGNEETPRAVVVWTVDSTHIGEVFGMPPTGKNIQRTIAYFLTLKDGLIVRETRLYDFTSMLMQLGVLRAKPH from the coding sequence ATGACGAGCGAAGAGATCCACGCGTTTCTCGATCGATTCCTGCGCGCCTGGGAGAGCCAGGACGTCACGACGCTGGGCTCGTGCTACGCCGACGACTGCACGGTGGTCAGCCCGATCTTCGGCACCCTTCGCGGCCGCCCCGCGGTGGAGAAGTCCTACACCGACCTCGTGCGGGTGTTCGGTCTCCAGAAAGTGCGAGTGGACGATCTCGTGATCGGCAACGAGGAGACGCCGCGCGCCGTCGTGGTGTGGACGGTGGACTCGACCCACATCGGCGAGGTGTTCGGCATGCCGCCGACCGGCAAGAACATCCAGCGAACCATCGCCTATTTCCTGACCCTGAAGGACGGCCTGATCGTCCGCGAAACGCGGCTCTACGATTTCACCAGCATGCTGATGCAGCTCGGCGTCCTGCGCGCCAAGCCGCACTGA
- a CDS encoding VapC toxin family PIN domain ribonuclease: MNLLDVNVWLASSWRNHESHERVSAWVPRATGRLGLCRVTQMGFLRLATIPAIAGADALTRRQAWQALDDLVRQSTVTWLDEPADLDRVWRAISAGDDQSHKLWTDDYLAAFAQVADLTLVTLERSFVKRYPSVRVEVI, from the coding sequence ATGAACCTGCTCGACGTCAACGTGTGGCTCGCCTCGTCGTGGCGAAATCACGAGTCGCATGAGCGCGTCAGCGCGTGGGTGCCACGCGCGACCGGCCGCCTCGGACTGTGCCGGGTGACCCAAATGGGGTTCCTTCGCCTGGCCACGATTCCGGCGATCGCCGGCGCCGACGCGCTGACCCGGCGGCAGGCGTGGCAGGCCCTCGACGATCTGGTCCGTCAATCCACGGTCACGTGGCTTGATGAGCCCGCCGATCTCGATCGGGTGTGGCGCGCGATTTCAGCGGGCGACGACCAGAGCCACAAGCTCTGGACCGACGACTACCTCGCCGCCTTTGCGCAGGTGGCGGACCTCACGCTGGTGACCCTCGAACGCAGCTTCGTCAAGCGGTATCCGTCGGTCCGTGTCGAAGTGATCTGA
- a CDS encoding SAM-dependent methyltransferase, whose amino-acid sequence MKPVSNTAFYCTGVRAIDARRAQPICGDHYAERFMDDEAWAIFEPFRQFKGPLVSNASRARIIDDLLRERLAANPATLVVLIGAGFDSRAFRLTGGRWLEVDEPQVFAWKEPRLPAAESPNPLTRLPVDFATERLADRLQPFADAGPVVVVVEGVLMYLDEPHIRELLHTIRATFPRGEILCDVMTVDFFKRFGAGIHQKIQDLGASFTLPERPLEAIFGDEGYRETQSISIGRYPAALRLMPLVSRVAVRLMRAFVDGYTVRTFTPA is encoded by the coding sequence ATGAAGCCAGTTTCGAACACCGCGTTCTACTGCACCGGCGTCCGGGCGATCGATGCCCGTCGCGCGCAGCCCATCTGCGGCGATCACTACGCCGAGCGCTTCATGGATGACGAGGCGTGGGCGATCTTCGAGCCGTTCCGCCAGTTCAAGGGGCCGCTCGTCTCCAATGCCAGCCGCGCCCGCATCATCGACGACTTGTTGCGCGAACGGCTCGCCGCCAACCCGGCCACGCTGGTCGTCTTGATTGGCGCCGGCTTCGATTCGCGCGCGTTCCGGTTGACCGGCGGTCGCTGGCTCGAGGTCGACGAGCCGCAGGTGTTCGCGTGGAAAGAACCGCGCCTGCCGGCGGCGGAGAGCCCGAACCCGTTGACGCGATTGCCGGTCGACTTCGCCACCGAACGCCTGGCCGATCGCCTCCAGCCGTTTGCCGACGCTGGTCCGGTCGTGGTGGTTGTCGAAGGCGTGCTGATGTATCTGGACGAGCCGCACATCCGCGAGCTGCTGCACACCATCCGCGCGACGTTTCCTCGCGGGGAGATCCTGTGCGATGTGATGACGGTGGATTTCTTCAAGCGCTTTGGCGCGGGGATCCACCAGAAGATCCAGGACCTGGGCGCGTCGTTCACCTTGCCCGAGCGGCCGCTGGAAGCGATCTTCGGCGACGAGGGCTACCGCGAAACGCAGAGCATTTCGATTGGCCGCTACCCGGCGGCGCTGCGCCTGATGCCGCTAGTCTCGCGAGTGGCGGTGCGCCTGATGCGCGCGTTCGTGGACGGCTACACCGTCCGCACCTTCACGCCGGCGTGA
- a CDS encoding protein kinase — MPLTPGTRVGPYEILSALGAGGMGEVYRAKDPALGREVAIKVLPDAFASDPDRLARFEREAKALAAINHPNIAQVYGFEHGAAEAGHHIGADGPAEAGRYIRTTALVMELLEGRTLRDVLSEGPLPPRKAIDAGAQLARGLAAAHDRGLIHRDLKPENIFVLTDGRIKILDFGLARQADAPISGATQTMTGAFRGTDPGTVMGTVGYMAPEQVRGAALDHRADLFALGAVIYEMIAGQRAFHRDTAAETMTAILREDPPDLSSSRAHLSPAIDRIVRHCLEKNPLERFQTARDVAFALDSLSGSGSGSGAAVAAAPETRSNRERWTWAFVVTALLAAVTWLALQPGADAEPTPPAPMRLTLMLPEGVRLTDALAVSTRLGISPDGRHLAYIGVDAANQRSLWLHQLHEPLARRVDDTLQAAGPVWAPDSTSLLFGVFGAAGTALKKLSVDGGSPITLADRGGWAAWAPDGTILLEPVRGPMELLRLTSSGGPMTPAVPALVNGSRNGHLSFLPDGRHYLHRFLVPGTATLSTYVGSLDSPDRHLVLSGNDLSQAVFANGMLVFARNATLLAQPFDSRTFKTTGEPVVIAEGVEQNALGAAFTVSQTGTLAYQPSAANLGSRLRWFDRKGAALGTLADDSDYSNLELSPDGRRLLVSVRDPGATARDIYIVDTVRGLRQRLTFDPSDERSAVWSANGASVIYNSKGLELYQRSAGFTGGETPLLTDGNSKDPNDVSPDGRTLLYRASSIGSGNDLWAMPLDGSAPPQKVLGSAFNENGAQFSPDARSIVFVADDSGRPEVYVMSLEPGGGKTQISTDGGSSPRWRRDGQEILYLNADRSVMSVPVKGSGAQFEAGTPARLFDVEHVPSAGPIFDVTDDGQRFIVNTAVPSKVPPHVVVIVNWPSLLNQAGSRKP, encoded by the coding sequence GTGCCTCTGACTCCAGGAACTCGCGTCGGTCCCTACGAGATTCTCTCGGCCCTTGGTGCCGGCGGCATGGGCGAGGTGTATCGGGCCAAGGACCCCGCGCTGGGGCGCGAGGTGGCGATCAAGGTCCTGCCGGACGCGTTTGCGTCGGATCCCGATCGGCTGGCGCGGTTCGAGCGCGAAGCCAAGGCGCTGGCGGCCATCAATCATCCCAACATTGCGCAAGTCTATGGCTTCGAGCATGGTGCGGCTGAAGCCGGACACCACATTGGTGCCGATGGTCCGGCTGAAGCCGGACGCTACATCCGGACCACTGCGCTGGTGATGGAACTGCTTGAAGGGCGCACGCTGCGCGATGTGCTGAGCGAAGGCCCCCTGCCGCCGCGCAAGGCCATTGATGCCGGCGCGCAGCTGGCCCGCGGGCTGGCGGCGGCGCACGACCGCGGCCTCATTCATCGCGACCTGAAGCCCGAGAACATTTTCGTCCTCACCGACGGCCGCATCAAGATTCTCGACTTCGGCCTCGCGCGCCAGGCGGATGCGCCGATTTCGGGTGCGACCCAGACCATGACGGGGGCGTTTCGCGGCACCGATCCCGGCACGGTGATGGGCACGGTCGGCTACATGGCGCCGGAACAGGTGCGCGGTGCGGCGCTCGATCATCGCGCCGACCTGTTCGCGCTGGGCGCCGTGATCTACGAAATGATCGCGGGCCAGCGCGCGTTCCATCGCGACACGGCCGCTGAAACCATGACGGCGATCCTCCGCGAGGATCCGCCGGACCTGTCGAGCTCGCGCGCGCACCTCAGCCCGGCTATCGATCGCATTGTCCGGCACTGCCTCGAGAAGAACCCGCTCGAGCGCTTCCAGACGGCGCGCGATGTTGCCTTCGCGCTCGACTCGCTGTCGGGATCCGGCTCCGGCTCTGGCGCCGCGGTCGCGGCCGCACCAGAAACCCGATCGAACCGCGAGCGCTGGACATGGGCCTTTGTCGTCACCGCCTTGCTCGCGGCGGTGACATGGCTGGCCCTGCAACCGGGCGCCGACGCCGAGCCGACACCGCCGGCACCGATGCGGCTGACGCTGATGCTGCCCGAAGGCGTGCGTCTCACCGACGCGCTGGCGGTCTCCACCAGGTTGGGCATTTCACCAGATGGCCGGCACCTTGCCTACATCGGTGTCGATGCGGCGAACCAGCGCTCGTTGTGGCTGCACCAGTTGCACGAACCTCTCGCGCGCCGGGTTGACGATACCCTCCAGGCGGCGGGGCCGGTCTGGGCGCCAGACAGCACCTCGTTGCTCTTCGGCGTGTTTGGCGCGGCAGGAACGGCGCTCAAAAAGTTGTCGGTGGACGGCGGCAGTCCAATCACCCTCGCCGACCGGGGCGGTTGGGCGGCGTGGGCGCCTGATGGCACGATCCTGCTGGAGCCGGTGCGCGGCCCGATGGAGTTGCTGCGGTTGACGAGCAGCGGGGGGCCGATGACTCCCGCGGTCCCGGCGTTGGTGAATGGCAGCAGGAATGGCCACCTGTCATTCCTGCCAGACGGTCGCCACTACCTGCACAGGTTCCTGGTGCCGGGTACGGCCACGCTCAGCACCTATGTCGGCTCGCTCGATTCGCCCGACCGCCACCTCGTGCTCTCGGGCAACGACCTCAGCCAGGCGGTGTTCGCCAATGGCATGCTGGTGTTTGCGCGCAACGCGACGCTACTGGCGCAGCCCTTTGACAGCCGGACGTTCAAGACGACCGGCGAACCCGTGGTGATTGCCGAGGGCGTCGAGCAAAACGCCCTCGGCGCCGCGTTCACCGTGTCGCAGACGGGCACCCTCGCCTATCAGCCGAGTGCGGCCAACCTCGGGTCGCGGCTGAGATGGTTCGATCGCAAGGGCGCCGCCCTCGGTACGCTGGCCGACGACTCTGACTATTCCAACCTGGAACTGTCGCCCGACGGCCGCCGACTGCTGGTGAGCGTCCGCGATCCGGGTGCCACGGCCCGCGACATCTACATCGTCGACACCGTCCGCGGCCTGCGCCAGCGCCTGACCTTCGACCCGAGCGACGAACGATCGGCGGTGTGGTCGGCCAACGGCGCCAGCGTGATCTACAACTCGAAAGGCCTGGAGCTGTATCAACGGTCAGCAGGCTTTACCGGCGGCGAAACCCCCCTGCTGACCGACGGCAACAGCAAGGACCCCAACGACGTCTCTCCAGACGGCCGGACCCTGCTGTATCGGGCCAGTAGTATTGGGTCGGGCAATGATCTCTGGGCGATGCCGCTCGATGGCAGTGCGCCACCGCAGAAGGTGCTCGGCTCGGCCTTTAACGAAAACGGCGCCCAGTTCTCGCCCGATGCGCGGTCGATCGTGTTCGTCGCAGACGATTCGGGGCGACCCGAGGTGTACGTGATGTCGCTCGAGCCGGGTGGCGGCAAGACCCAGATCTCCACCGACGGCGGCTCATCGCCGCGCTGGCGCCGGGACGGCCAGGAGATTCTGTACTTGAATGCCGACCGTTCGGTGATGAGCGTGCCGGTGAAGGGATCGGGCGCGCAGTTCGAGGCGGGCACGCCCGCACGGCTGTTCGACGTCGAACACGTGCCGAGCGCCGGTCCGATCTTTGATGTCACCGACGACGGCCAGCGTTTCATTGTCAATACGGCGGTCCCGTCCAAGGTGCCGCCACACGTCGTCGTGATCGTCAACTGGCCGTCACTCTTGAACCAGGCCGGCTCACGTAAACCGTAA
- a CDS encoding sodium:solute symporter family protein — MQLTTLDWVIVLVSIALSFVPAIYLMRRAGSSTTEFFTSGRAAPWWLIGVSMVATTFSTDTPNLVTNLVRENGVANNWVWWAFLLTGMSTVFFYARLWRRSGVLTDLEFYEIRYSGKAAALVRGFRAVYLGLFFNIMIMATVNLAVAKIASVLLGWPMWQTLAACALINIAFASVAGLWGVLVTDLFQFAIAMVGSISAAYFALQQPQVGGLAGLVTQIPSSTLQLLPDFSDWTLTLAVLILPLTVAWWSVWYPGSEPGGGSYIAQRILAARSERDALGGTLLFNVAHYALRPWPWIIVALSSMLVFPELSDISAAFPYVEPRLIGHDMAYPAMLTFLPAGFLGLMVAGLLSAYVSTISTHLNWGTSYLVHDLYRRFIRADATEHHYVAMGRMVTALLMLLAAGMTFLLESARTSFELLLSIGAGSGLLYLLRWYWWRINAWSEIAAMSVSFFVAVGFFIAGKMGYTVAATTVLLVTVGVTTVAWVGTTVLTRPESDATLVGFYKLVRPAGPGWTRISRMAGVGASPDSLPQQLLGWILGCTFVYASLFGAGSALYGLTLQASVWGVVWVVSGVGLLRVLNAQWSRRA; from the coding sequence ATGCAATTGACCACCCTTGATTGGGTGATCGTCCTCGTCTCCATCGCCCTTTCCTTCGTCCCCGCCATCTACCTGATGCGCCGGGCGGGCTCCAGCACCACCGAATTCTTCACCTCGGGCCGGGCCGCGCCGTGGTGGCTGATTGGCGTCTCGATGGTGGCCACCACCTTCAGCACCGACACGCCCAACCTGGTGACCAACCTGGTGCGCGAGAACGGCGTGGCCAACAACTGGGTGTGGTGGGCGTTCCTGCTCACCGGCATGAGCACGGTCTTCTTCTACGCGCGCTTATGGCGCCGATCGGGCGTGCTGACCGATCTCGAGTTCTACGAGATCCGCTACTCGGGCAAGGCCGCCGCGCTGGTCCGCGGCTTCCGCGCCGTGTATCTCGGTCTGTTCTTCAACATCATGATCATGGCCACGGTAAACCTGGCCGTGGCGAAGATCGCCAGCGTGCTGCTTGGCTGGCCCATGTGGCAAACGCTGGCGGCGTGCGCGCTGATCAACATCGCGTTCGCGTCGGTGGCCGGCCTGTGGGGCGTGCTCGTCACCGATCTGTTTCAGTTCGCCATTGCCATGGTGGGTTCGATCTCGGCGGCCTACTTCGCGCTGCAGCAACCGCAGGTCGGCGGGCTGGCGGGCCTGGTGACGCAGATTCCGTCGTCCACGCTGCAACTGCTACCCGACTTCAGCGACTGGACGCTGACGCTGGCCGTGCTCATCTTGCCGCTCACCGTGGCGTGGTGGTCGGTGTGGTATCCGGGATCGGAGCCTGGCGGCGGCAGCTACATCGCGCAGCGCATTCTCGCCGCCCGGAGCGAGCGCGACGCGCTCGGCGGCACGCTGCTGTTCAACGTGGCCCACTACGCCCTCCGCCCCTGGCCGTGGATCATCGTGGCCCTGTCGTCGATGCTGGTGTTTCCCGAGCTGTCCGATATCTCCGCGGCGTTTCCCTATGTCGAGCCTCGCCTGATTGGCCACGACATGGCCTACCCGGCCATGCTCACGTTCCTGCCGGCGGGCTTTCTCGGCTTGATGGTGGCGGGCCTGCTCTCGGCGTACGTCTCGACCATCTCCACGCACCTCAACTGGGGCACGTCGTATCTCGTGCACGACTTGTATCGCCGGTTCATCAGGGCCGACGCCACCGAGCATCACTACGTCGCGATGGGACGCATGGTCACGGCGCTGCTGATGCTGCTGGCGGCCGGCATGACCTTCCTGCTCGAGTCGGCGCGTACCAGCTTCGAGCTGCTGCTGTCGATCGGCGCCGGCTCGGGCTTGCTCTACCTGTTGCGCTGGTACTGGTGGCGCATCAACGCGTGGAGCGAGATCGCCGCCATGAGCGTGTCGTTCTTTGTCGCCGTCGGCTTCTTCATCGCCGGCAAGATGGGCTACACCGTCGCGGCCACGACGGTGCTGCTCGTCACCGTGGGCGTGACGACGGTGGCGTGGGTGGGAACGACGGTGCTGACGAGACCGGAGAGTGACGCGACGCTGGTCGGCTTCTACAAGCTCGTCAGGCCCGCCGGTCCTGGCTGGACCCGCATCTCGCGCATGGCCGGCGTCGGCGCATCGCCCGACAGCCTGCCGCAGCAGCTGCTCGGCTGGATTCTCGGCTGCACCTTCGTCTACGCGAGCCTGTTCGGCGCCGGCAGTGCGTTGTATGGATTGACGCTGCAGGCAAGCGTGTGGGGCGTGGTGTGGGTGGTGAGCGGCGTCGGCTTGCTGCGCGTCCTGAACGCCCAGTGGAGTCGTCGCGCGTAA
- a CDS encoding type II toxin-antitoxin system VapC family toxin encodes MTLVVDASAVAAVLFREPDGATIDAHTEGEVLIAPHLIDFELANICWKRIRREPSKGPALLTMLAGVDSLGIKRVAVPALEVAALAVQTGLTAYDASYLWLALSQDLELVTLDGELARVNQAMREPGA; translated from the coding sequence ATGACCCTCGTCGTTGACGCGTCAGCCGTCGCGGCCGTGCTGTTCCGTGAGCCTGACGGGGCTACGATTGATGCGCACACGGAAGGCGAAGTCCTAATAGCCCCTCACCTGATCGATTTTGAACTGGCCAATATTTGCTGGAAGCGCATCCGCCGCGAGCCGAGCAAAGGGCCGGCCCTGCTGACCATGCTCGCCGGCGTCGACTCACTTGGCATCAAGCGGGTTGCCGTACCCGCATTGGAGGTCGCGGCACTCGCCGTCCAGACCGGACTCACCGCGTACGACGCCAGCTACCTGTGGCTAGCCCTGTCTCAGGATCTTGAACTGGTCACATTGGATGGCGAACTCGCACGCGTGAACCAGGCGATGCGTGAGCCAGGGGCCTGA